Proteins from a genomic interval of Pseudomonas versuta:
- the uvrA gene encoding excinuclease ABC subunit UvrA, translated as MDKILIRGARTHNLKNIDLTLPRDKLIVITGLSGSGKSSLAFDTLYAEGQRRYVESLSAYARQFLSMMEKPDVDTIEGLSPAISIEQKSTSHNPRSTVGTITEIYDYLRLLYARVGIPRCPDHDIPLEAQTVSQMVDLVLAQPEGSKLMLLAPVIRERKGEHLSVFEELRAQGFVRARVNGRLCELDELPKLDKQKKHTIDVVVDRFKVRPDLQQRLAESFETALKLADGIALVAPMDDEPGEEMIFSARFACPICGHAISELEPKLFSFNNPAGACPTCDGLGVKQFFDIKRLVNGELTLAEGAIRGWDRRNVYYFQMLGALAKHYDFSLEVPFGELPADKQKVILYGSGTHNVDFRYLNDRGDIVKRSHPFEGIVPNLERRYRETESATVREELAKFLSTQSCPDCRGTRLRREARHVWVGEKTLPAVTNMPIGDATEYFSTLSLTGRRGEIADKILKEIRERLQFLVNVGLDYLSLDRSADTLSGGEAQRIRLASQIGAGLVGVLYILDEPSIGLHQRDNDRLLGTLKHLRDIGNTVIVVEHDEDAIRLADYVVDIGPGAGVHGGHIVAQGTPAEVMAHPDSLTGKYLSGRVKIPVPAKRTPRNKKMTLTLKGARGNNLRNVDLEIPLGLLTCVTGVSGSGKSTLINNTLYPLSATALNGATTLEAAAHDSIKGLEHLDKVVDIDQSPIGRTPRSNPATYTGLFTPIRELFSGVPESRSRGYGPGRFSFNVKGGRCEACQGDGLIKVEMHFLPDIYVPCDVCKSKRYNRETLEIKYKGKSIHEVLEMTIEEARVFFDAVPALARKLQTLMDVGLSYIKLGQSATTLSGGEAQRVKLSRELSKRDTGKTLYILDEPTTGLHFADIQQLLDVLHRLRDHGNTVVVIEHNLDVIKTADWLVDLGPEGGSKGGQIIAVGTPEDVAEMTQSHTGFYLKPLLIRDRD; from the coding sequence GTGGACAAGATCCTGATACGTGGGGCACGAACCCACAACCTGAAGAACATCGACCTGACCCTGCCAAGGGACAAACTGATCGTCATCACCGGACTGTCTGGCTCCGGCAAATCATCCTTGGCCTTTGATACGTTGTACGCAGAAGGCCAGCGCCGCTATGTCGAGTCGCTGTCGGCCTATGCACGCCAGTTCCTGTCGATGATGGAAAAGCCTGACGTTGATACCATCGAAGGTCTGTCGCCGGCGATATCCATCGAACAAAAATCGACGTCGCATAACCCGCGCTCCACTGTCGGTACCATCACCGAAATTTACGACTACCTGCGTTTGCTGTATGCCCGTGTCGGCATCCCCCGCTGCCCCGATCACGACATCCCGCTCGAAGCGCAGACCGTCAGCCAAATGGTCGACCTGGTACTGGCGCAGCCTGAAGGCAGCAAGCTGATGCTTCTGGCGCCAGTGATCCGCGAGCGCAAGGGTGAACACCTTTCGGTTTTTGAAGAACTGCGCGCTCAAGGTTTCGTGCGGGCCCGGGTCAACGGCAGACTCTGCGAGCTGGATGAGCTGCCCAAGCTCGACAAGCAGAAGAAGCACACTATCGATGTGGTGGTTGACCGCTTCAAGGTTCGCCCCGATCTGCAGCAACGCCTGGCCGAATCCTTTGAGACCGCGCTGAAGCTGGCCGACGGTATTGCACTGGTTGCGCCGATGGATGATGAGCCGGGCGAAGAGATGATCTTCTCCGCGCGCTTCGCCTGCCCGATCTGCGGCCATGCGATCAGCGAACTTGAGCCCAAGCTGTTTTCCTTCAACAACCCAGCCGGGGCATGCCCGACCTGTGACGGGCTGGGGGTTAAGCAGTTTTTCGACATTAAACGCCTGGTCAATGGCGAGCTGACACTGGCCGAAGGCGCCATACGCGGCTGGGACCGGCGCAACGTTTATTACTTCCAGATGCTCGGGGCGCTGGCCAAACACTACGACTTCAGCCTGGAAGTGCCCTTCGGCGAACTGCCGGCTGACAAGCAAAAAGTCATTTTGTATGGCAGCGGTACCCACAACGTTGATTTCCGCTATCTGAATGATCGCGGCGATATCGTCAAGCGCTCGCACCCGTTTGAGGGCATCGTGCCGAACCTGGAGCGCCGCTATCGCGAAACCGAATCGGCTACCGTGCGCGAAGAGCTGGCCAAGTTCTTGAGCACCCAGTCCTGCCCGGATTGCCGTGGTACGCGCCTGCGTCGCGAAGCCCGTCACGTGTGGGTTGGCGAGAAAACCCTGCCGGCTGTAACCAATATGCCTATTGGGGATGCGACCGAGTATTTCAGCACCCTGAGCCTGACCGGGCGCCGGGGCGAAATCGCAGACAAAATTCTTAAGGAAATTCGCGAACGCCTGCAGTTTTTGGTCAACGTGGGGCTCGATTATCTGTCGCTGGATCGCAGCGCCGACACCCTGTCTGGCGGTGAGGCGCAGCGTATCCGTCTGGCCAGCCAGATCGGCGCAGGTCTAGTCGGGGTGCTGTACATCCTCGACGAACCCTCCATCGGCCTGCATCAGCGCGATAACGACCGTTTGCTCGGCACCCTTAAACATCTGCGTGACATCGGCAACACCGTGATTGTGGTGGAGCATGACGAGGATGCGATTCGCCTGGCGGACTATGTCGTTGATATCGGCCCGGGCGCCGGGGTACATGGCGGCCACATCGTCGCGCAAGGTACGCCGGCGGAGGTAATGGCTCATCCTGATTCATTGACCGGTAAATACCTGTCCGGGCGTGTGAAAATTCCCGTTCCGGCCAAGCGTACGCCTCGCAACAAGAAGATGACGCTGACGCTCAAGGGCGCTCGCGGCAACAACTTGCGTAATGTAGATCTGGAAATCCCTCTGGGACTTTTGACCTGCGTGACCGGGGTTTCGGGTTCAGGCAAGTCGACACTGATCAACAACACGCTCTACCCGCTCAGCGCCACTGCCCTCAATGGTGCGACCACGCTGGAGGCCGCAGCTCACGACAGCATCAAAGGTCTTGAGCACCTGGACAAGGTAGTCGACATCGACCAGAGCCCTATTGGTCGTACGCCTCGTTCCAACCCGGCCACATACACCGGCCTGTTCACACCAATACGCGAGTTGTTTTCCGGCGTACCTGAATCCCGCTCGCGGGGGTACGGCCCGGGTCGTTTCTCCTTCAACGTGAAGGGCGGACGCTGCGAGGCGTGTCAGGGGGATGGCCTGATCAAGGTGGAAATGCACTTTCTGCCCGACATCTACGTGCCTTGCGATGTGTGCAAGAGCAAGCGTTATAACCGTGAAACCCTTGAGATCAAATACAAGGGCAAGAGCATTCACGAAGTGCTGGAAATGACGATCGAAGAAGCCCGTGTGTTCTTCGACGCGGTGCCTGCACTGGCGCGTAAGCTGCAAACGCTGATGGATGTAGGCCTGTCGTACATCAAGCTGGGGCAGTCCGCCACGACGCTGTCAGGCGGTGAAGCGCAACGGGTCAAACTGTCTCGCGAGCTGTCCAAGCGCGATACTGGCAAGACCCTGTATATCCTTGATGAGCCGACAACAGGTTTGCACTTTGCTGACATCCAGCAACTGCTGGATGTGCTGCATCGACTACGCGACCACGGCAACACCGTGGTGGTGATCGAGCACAACCTTGACGTGATCAAAACTGCTGACTGGCTGGTGGATCTAGGACCCGAAGGCGGGTCTAAAGGTGGTCAGATCATTGCAGTCGGCACGCCGGAAGACGTGGCTGAAATGACGCAGTCTCATACCGGCTTCTATCTGAAACCGTTGCTGATTCGCGACAGGGATTAA
- the rpsD gene encoding 30S ribosomal protein S4 codes for MARYIGPKCKLARREGTDLFLKSGVRAIESKCNIEAAPGIHGQRRGRQSDYGTQLREKQKVRRIYGVLERQFSGYYKQAAGKKGATGENLLQLLECRLDNVVYRMGFGSTRAESRQLVSHKSISVNGQTVNVPSYQVRAGDVVAIREKAKNQLRIVQALDLCAQRGRVEWVEVDTEKKSGVFKNVPARSDLSADINESLIVELYSK; via the coding sequence ATGGCTCGTTACATTGGTCCAAAATGCAAACTGGCACGTCGTGAAGGCACCGATCTCTTCTTGAAGAGTGGTGTGCGCGCTATCGAATCGAAGTGCAATATTGAAGCTGCTCCAGGCATCCACGGCCAACGCCGCGGTCGCCAATCCGACTACGGTACCCAACTGCGTGAAAAGCAGAAGGTCCGTCGTATCTACGGCGTTCTCGAGCGTCAGTTCAGCGGCTACTACAAACAAGCTGCTGGCAAAAAAGGTGCAACTGGCGAAAACCTGTTGCAACTGCTCGAATGCCGCCTGGATAACGTCGTATACCGTATGGGTTTCGGCTCTACTCGTGCCGAATCCCGTCAGTTGGTATCGCACAAGTCGATCAGCGTAAACGGTCAGACCGTTAACGTTCCGTCCTACCAGGTACGTGCTGGTGACGTGGTCGCTATCCGCGAGAAAGCAAAGAACCAGCTTCGCATTGTCCAAGCTCTCGATCTGTGTGCCCAACGTGGCCGCGTAGAATGGGTAGAAGTAGACACTGAGAAGAAGTCGGGCGTTTTCAAGAACGTTCCTGCTCGCAGTGATCTGTCCGCCGACATCAACGAAAGCCTGATTGTCGAGCTCTACTCCAAGTAA
- a CDS encoding DNA-directed RNA polymerase subunit alpha, with translation MQISVNEFLTPRHIDVQVVSPTRAKITLEPLERGFGHTLGNALRRILLSSMPGCAVVEAEIDGVLHEYSAIEGVQEDVIEILLNLKGLAIKLHGRDEVTLTLSKKGSGVVTAADIQLDHDVEIVNPDHVIANLASNGALNMKLTVARGRGYEPADSRQSDEDESRSIGRLQLDSSFSPVRRIAYVVENARVEQRTNLDKLVIDLETNGTLDPEEAIRRAATILQQQLAAFVDLKGDSEPVVIEQEDEIDPILLRPVDDLELTVRSANCLKAENIYYIGDLIQRTEVELLKTPNLGKKSLTEIKDVLASRGLSLGMRLDNWPPASLKKDDKATA, from the coding sequence ATGCAGATTTCGGTAAATGAGTTCCTGACACCTCGCCATATTGATGTGCAAGTTGTCAGTCCAACCCGCGCTAAAATCACACTCGAGCCTCTCGAGCGTGGTTTTGGCCACACCCTGGGCAACGCGCTGCGACGCATCCTGTTGTCCTCAATGCCAGGCTGTGCAGTAGTCGAGGCCGAGATTGATGGTGTGCTCCACGAGTACAGCGCCATCGAAGGTGTACAGGAAGACGTAATTGAAATCCTGTTGAACCTTAAAGGTCTGGCTATCAAGCTGCACGGCCGTGACGAAGTTACGCTGACCTTGTCGAAGAAGGGTTCGGGGGTGGTTACCGCTGCCGATATTCAGCTGGATCATGATGTCGAGATCGTTAATCCCGATCACGTAATCGCCAACCTGGCGTCTAACGGCGCCTTGAACATGAAGCTCACCGTAGCTCGTGGTCGTGGTTATGAACCAGCAGACTCGCGTCAGAGCGATGAAGATGAAAGCCGCAGCATTGGTCGCTTGCAGCTTGACTCTTCGTTCAGCCCGGTTCGCCGTATCGCATACGTGGTGGAAAACGCCCGTGTCGAGCAGCGTACTAACCTGGACAAGCTGGTTATTGATCTGGAGACCAACGGTACACTGGATCCTGAAGAGGCTATTCGTCGTGCTGCAACCATCCTGCAACAGCAGTTGGCTGCATTCGTCGACCTCAAAGGTGACAGCGAACCAGTGGTTATCGAACAGGAAGACGAGATCGATCCGATCCTGCTTCGTCCGGTTGACGATCTGGAACTGACCGTGCGTTCGGCCAACTGCCTTAAGGCGGAGAACATTTACTACATCGGTGACCTGATTCAGCGCACCGAAGTAGAACTGTTGAAGACTCCGAACCTGGGCAAGAAATCCTTGACTGAAATCAAGGACGTTCTGGCCTCCCGTGGTCTGTCCCTCGGCATGCGCCTCGACAACTGGCCGCCTGCAAGTCTTAAGAAGGACGACAAGGCGACTGCCTGA
- the bfr gene encoding bacterioferritin, which translates to MQGHPDVIDYLNTLLTGELAARDQYFVHSRMYEDWGFTKLYERINHEMEEETQHADALMRRILMLEGTPRMRADDLDVGTTVPEMFAADLRLEYKVRAALCKGIALCEQHKDYVSRDILRVQLADTEEDHTYWLEKQLGLIKTVGLQNYLQSQF; encoded by the coding sequence ATGCAAGGGCACCCGGACGTAATCGATTACCTCAACACGTTGCTTACCGGCGAGCTGGCTGCACGTGACCAATACTTTGTCCATTCCCGTATGTACGAGGACTGGGGCTTTACCAAGCTATACGAACGCATCAACCACGAAATGGAAGAAGAGACACAACACGCTGATGCGTTGATGCGTCGGATTCTGATGCTAGAAGGTACTCCGCGTATGCGTGCGGACGACCTGGATGTCGGGACCACGGTGCCTGAGATGTTTGCGGCCGACCTTCGTCTTGAATACAAGGTCCGTGCTGCGCTCTGCAAGGGCATCGCGCTGTGTGAACAGCACAAGGATTACGTGAGCCGCGACATCTTGCGCGTTCAGCTGGCAGACACAGAAGAAGATCATACCTACTGGCTGGAAAAGCAGCTGGGCCTGATCAAGACGGTCGGCTTGCAGAATTACCTGCAATCGCAGTTCTGA
- a CDS encoding MFS transporter: MHDPHSDRMSGSETRAASGLALVFAFRMLGMFMVLPVLATYGMDLAGATPALIGLAIGAYGLTQAIFQIPFGVISDRIGRRPVIYLGLIVFALGSVLAANSDSIWGVIAGRVLQGAGAISAAVMALLSDLTREQHRTKAMAMIGMTIGLSFAVAMVVGPLLTRAFGLSGLFLATGAMALVGIVIVMFMVPRSTGTLQHRESGVARQALLPTLRHPDLLRLDLGIFVLHAMLMSSFIALPLALVEKAGLPKEQHWWVYLTALLISFFAMIPFIIYGEKKRKMKRVLLGAVVTLMLTELFFWKFGDSLRALVVGTVVFFTAFNLLEASLPSLISKVSPAGGKGTAMGVYSTSQFLGSALGGILGGWLFQHGGLSVVFLGCAGLAALWLAFAVTMREPPYVTSLRLPLSPEALREAGLAERLKAITGVTDAVVVAQEAAIYIKLDTELLDRATLEQLVNPAPMCEA; encoded by the coding sequence ATGCACGATCCCCACAGCGACCGCATGAGTGGTAGCGAGACCCGGGCAGCAAGCGGTCTGGCACTTGTGTTCGCCTTCCGTATGCTTGGCATGTTTATGGTGTTGCCGGTTTTGGCGACCTATGGGATGGACCTCGCCGGTGCGACGCCTGCCCTGATAGGCCTGGCAATAGGCGCCTACGGCCTGACACAGGCAATTTTTCAGATCCCTTTCGGGGTTATTTCTGACCGCATTGGTCGTCGTCCGGTTATTTACCTGGGTTTGATTGTCTTCGCTCTCGGTAGCGTACTGGCAGCGAACTCGGACTCGATCTGGGGCGTCATTGCCGGTCGGGTCCTGCAGGGCGCTGGCGCAATTTCTGCTGCCGTGATGGCGTTGCTTTCAGACCTCACTCGCGAACAGCACCGCACCAAAGCCATGGCCATGATCGGCATGACCATTGGCTTGTCGTTTGCTGTAGCGATGGTAGTAGGTCCGCTGCTAACCCGTGCTTTTGGTTTGTCAGGCCTGTTCCTGGCCACTGGCGCAATGGCGCTTGTAGGAATAGTCATCGTCATGTTCATGGTGCCGCGCTCAACCGGTACCTTGCAGCATCGCGAGTCGGGTGTGGCCAGGCAGGCATTGCTTCCGACCTTGCGTCACCCCGACCTGCTGCGTCTGGACCTGGGGATTTTCGTTTTGCACGCCATGCTGATGTCCAGTTTCATCGCATTGCCGCTAGCGCTGGTGGAAAAGGCCGGGCTGCCCAAAGAGCAACATTGGTGGGTGTACCTGACCGCCTTGCTGATTTCTTTCTTCGCCATGATTCCGTTCATCATCTACGGCGAAAAGAAACGCAAAATGAAACGAGTTTTGCTCGGCGCCGTCGTGACGTTGATGCTCACTGAGCTATTCTTCTGGAAGTTCGGCGACAGCTTGCGAGCATTGGTGGTGGGGACTGTGGTGTTCTTTACCGCCTTCAACCTGCTGGAAGCTTCATTGCCTTCGTTGATCAGCAAGGTGTCTCCGGCGGGCGGCAAGGGTACGGCGATGGGGGTTTATTCCACCAGCCAGTTCCTCGGTTCAGCACTGGGCGGCATACTCGGCGGCTGGTTATTTCAGCATGGCGGCTTGTCGGTTGTGTTCCTTGGATGCGCAGGTCTGGCTGCACTCTGGCTGGCCTTTGCTGTTACCATGCGCGAACCGCCTTATGTGACAAGCCTGCGCTTGCCGCTATCGCCTGAAGCGCTTCGCGAAGCAGGCCTGGCCGAGCGTTTAAAGGCTATTACAGGCGTTACAGATGCAGTGGTGGTAGCGCAAGAAGCTGCCATTTATATCAAATTGGACACCGAACTATTGGATCGCGCGACACTCGAGCAGTTGGTTAACCCAGCGCCGATGTGCGAAGCCTAG
- the rplQ gene encoding 50S ribosomal protein L17, giving the protein MRHRKSGRHLSRTSSHRKAMFQNMAVSLFEHELIKTTLPKAKELRRVAEPLITLAKNDCLANRRLAFDRTRSKAIVGKLFNDLGKRYATREGGYLRILKCGFRAGDNAPMAYVELVDRPVGGEAVSAE; this is encoded by the coding sequence ATGCGTCATCGTAAAAGTGGTCGTCACCTGAGCCGCACTAGCTCCCACCGCAAGGCTATGTTTCAAAACATGGCAGTGTCGTTGTTTGAGCACGAGCTGATCAAAACGACTCTGCCGAAAGCCAAAGAATTGCGTCGCGTTGCTGAGCCGCTGATTACTCTGGCCAAGAATGATTGTCTGGCTAACCGCCGTCTGGCCTTCGACCGTACGCGTTCGAAAGCCATCGTTGGTAAGCTGTTCAACGATCTGGGCAAGCGTTATGCAACTCGTGAGGGTGGCTACCTGCGCATCCTCAAGTGCGGTTTCCGTGCTGGCGACAACGCGCCTATGGCGTACGTCGAGTTGGTTGATCGTCCAGTTGGCGGTGAAGCTGTATCCGCTGAGTAA
- the rpsM gene encoding 30S ribosomal protein S13 → MARIAGVNIPDNKHTVISLTYIFGVGRTTAQKICAETGVNPAAKIKDLSDEQIELLRGEVAKFTTEGDLRREVNMKIKRLMDLGCYRGLRHRRGLPVRGQRTKTNARTRKGPRKPIRK, encoded by the coding sequence ATGGCCCGTATTGCAGGCGTTAACATTCCAGATAACAAGCACACTGTTATCTCGCTGACCTACATCTTTGGTGTTGGTCGCACTACTGCGCAGAAAATTTGCGCAGAGACTGGGGTAAACCCAGCCGCTAAGATCAAAGATCTGAGCGACGAGCAGATTGAGTTGCTGCGTGGCGAAGTGGCAAAGTTCACCACTGAAGGTGACCTGCGTCGTGAAGTCAACATGAAAATCAAACGCTTGATGGATTTGGGCTGCTACCGCGGTCTGCGCCATCGTCGTGGTCTTCCAGTACGCGGTCAGCGTACCAAGACCAACGCGCGTACTCGCAAAGGTCCGCGTAAGCCGATCCGCAAGTAA
- a CDS encoding catalase, whose product MSQTKTLTTASGAPVADNQNSRSAGPRGPLLLDDFHLLEKLAHFNRENIPERRVHAKGSGAHGTFTVNRDMAQYSSAKLFDTIGKQTPTFLRFSTVGGERGSADTARDPRGFALKFYTEEGNWDIVGNNTPVFFIRDPLKFPDFIHTQKRLPQSNLKSAQMMWDFWSHSPESLHQVTILFSDRGIPDGYRHMHGFGSHTYSLINAAGERHWVKWHYKTKQGIKNLPPAEAERLAGTDPDYAQRDLFDAIERGDFPKWRVCMQVMTEAQASTHYENPFDVTKTWSQKEFPLIEIGELELNRNPLNYFAEVEQAAFGPSNMIPGVGLSPDRMLQGRVFAYADAHRYRVGTNHQHLPINAPRVPVHNYQRDGSMAFGNNGGAAPNYEPNSYTDAPKQAPQYAEPPLALSGAADRYDHRVDSDYYSHAGALFRLMTDEQKALLIDNIAGAMAGVSDDVVQRQLQHFYNADQAYGHGVAKALGVKAK is encoded by the coding sequence ATGAGCCAGACCAAAACGCTAACGACCGCCAGCGGCGCTCCAGTTGCTGACAACCAGAATTCTCGTTCTGCTGGCCCTCGCGGCCCGTTGTTGCTCGATGATTTTCATCTGCTCGAAAAGCTTGCTCATTTCAACCGTGAAAACATTCCGGAGCGTCGTGTTCACGCCAAGGGTTCGGGTGCCCACGGTACCTTCACCGTTAACCGTGACATGGCTCAGTACAGCAGTGCGAAGCTGTTCGACACCATTGGCAAGCAGACCCCGACCTTCCTGCGTTTCTCAACCGTAGGTGGCGAGCGCGGCTCGGCAGACACTGCGCGTGATCCGCGTGGTTTTGCGCTCAAGTTCTATACCGAAGAAGGCAACTGGGACATCGTGGGTAACAACACCCCGGTTTTCTTTATTCGGGATCCGTTGAAGTTTCCTGACTTTATCCACACCCAAAAGCGTCTTCCGCAAAGCAACCTGAAAAGCGCACAGATGATGTGGGACTTTTGGTCGCATTCGCCTGAGTCACTGCACCAGGTCACCATCCTGTTCTCTGATCGTGGCATCCCTGATGGCTACCGTCACATGCACGGTTTCGGCAGCCATACCTACAGCCTGATCAACGCGGCTGGCGAGCGTCACTGGGTCAAATGGCACTATAAAACCAAGCAAGGCATCAAGAACCTGCCGCCAGCAGAAGCCGAGCGTCTTGCAGGTACTGATCCGGACTACGCGCAGCGCGACCTTTTTGATGCCATTGAGCGAGGCGACTTCCCGAAATGGCGCGTATGCATGCAAGTCATGACTGAAGCCCAGGCTTCCACCCATTACGAAAACCCGTTCGACGTGACCAAGACCTGGTCGCAAAAAGAGTTCCCGCTGATTGAAATTGGCGAGCTGGAATTGAATCGTAACCCGCTTAACTATTTTGCCGAGGTCGAACAGGCAGCATTCGGTCCAAGCAATATGATTCCGGGTGTTGGTCTATCGCCTGACCGCATGCTGCAAGGCCGTGTGTTCGCTTACGCTGATGCCCATCGTTACCGTGTAGGCACCAACCACCAGCATCTGCCTATCAATGCGCCACGGGTACCTGTGCATAACTACCAGCGTGATGGTTCGATGGCTTTTGGCAACAATGGCGGTGCGGCACCGAACTACGAGCCTAATAGCTACACCGATGCCCCTAAGCAGGCGCCTCAGTACGCTGAGCCGCCTTTGGCGCTCAGTGGTGCAGCGGATCGTTACGATCATCGCGTTGACAGTGATTACTACAGCCACGCCGGTGCGCTGTTCCGCCTGATGACTGATGAGCAGAAAGCTCTGTTGATAGATAACATCGCAGGTGCCATGGCCGGGGTATCGGACGACGTAGTGCAGCGCCAGTTGCAACATTTCTACAATGCCGATCAGGCTTATGGTCACGGTGTCGCCAAAGCACTGGGTGTAAAGGCTAAGTAA
- the rpsK gene encoding 30S ribosomal protein S11, with protein MAKPAARPRKKVKKTVVDGIAHIHASFNNTIVTITDRQGNALSWATSGGSGFRGSRKSTPFAAQVAAERAGQAALEYGLKNLDVNVKGPGPGRESAVRALNGCGYKIASITDVTPIPHNGCRPPKKRRV; from the coding sequence ATGGCAAAACCTGCTGCTCGTCCTCGTAAAAAAGTCAAAAAGACAGTGGTTGATGGCATCGCCCACATCCACGCGTCTTTCAATAACACAATCGTGACCATCACCGACCGTCAGGGTAACGCGCTTTCTTGGGCTACCTCCGGTGGTTCGGGTTTCCGCGGTTCTCGCAAGTCCACTCCGTTCGCTGCTCAAGTAGCTGCTGAACGTGCTGGTCAAGCTGCGCTGGAATATGGCCTGAAAAACCTTGACGTTAACGTTAAAGGTCCAGGTCCAGGTCGTGAGTCCGCTGTCCGTGCTTTGAACGGCTGTGGCTATAAGATCGCCAGCATCACCGACGTGACGCCAATCCCGCACAACGGGTGCCGTCCGCCGAAGAAGCGCCGCGTGTAA
- the rpmJ gene encoding 50S ribosomal protein L36: MKVRASVKKLCRNCKIIRREGVVRVICSAEPRHKQRQG, translated from the coding sequence ATGAAAGTTCGTGCATCGGTGAAAAAGCTGTGCCGTAACTGCAAGATTATTCGCCGCGAAGGTGTTGTTCGGGTAATTTGCAGCGCGGAACCACGTCACAAACAGCGCCAAGGCTGA
- a CDS encoding single-stranded DNA-binding protein, with amino-acid sequence MARGVNKVILVGTCGQDPEVRYLPNGNAVTNLSLATSEQWTDKQTGQKVEKTEWHRVSMFGKVAEIAGEYLRKGSQVYIEGKLQTREWEKDGIKRYTTEIVVDMQGTMQLLGGRPQGDQQNQGGGNNYQQQQSAPRQQAQRPAPQQQQQPQQQQSRPAPQQQAPQPAPDFDSFDDDIPF; translated from the coding sequence ATGGCCCGTGGGGTTAACAAAGTTATATTGGTCGGCACGTGCGGCCAGGATCCCGAAGTTCGCTACTTGCCTAACGGTAATGCCGTGACCAACCTGAGTCTGGCAACCAGCGAACAGTGGACAGACAAGCAAACCGGCCAGAAAGTCGAAAAGACTGAATGGCACCGCGTATCGATGTTCGGCAAAGTTGCCGAGATCGCCGGCGAATACCTGCGCAAGGGTTCGCAGGTTTACATCGAAGGCAAGTTGCAAACCCGTGAGTGGGAAAAAGACGGTATCAAGCGTTACACCACCGAAATCGTGGTCGACATGCAAGGCACCATGCAACTGCTGGGTGGGCGTCCACAAGGCGACCAACAAAACCAGGGCGGTGGTAACAACTACCAGCAACAGCAGTCTGCTCCGCGTCAACAGGCTCAACGTCCTGCACCGCAACAGCAACAGCAGCCTCAACAGCAGCAGTCGCGTCCAGCTCCGCAGCAGCAGGCACCCCAGCCAGCACCGGATTTCGACAGCTTTGATGACGATATCCCGTTCTAG